A section of the Campylobacter lanienae NCTC 13004 genome encodes:
- a CDS encoding Mur ligase family protein codes for MILILAKFSFVMIFGYYVITALQWFSYKINRVIFHYTKPMWHIYFIILPLILISVFDSIIYQISITILYLIATILWAYKLDKRVVITARVKRFFAFLVVGFGLFSFCPYSGIWLFHTLFSLVFALVFSAISEKIIAIWYKNQALTKLKSMPNLKIILVTASFGKTSIKNFIYDIASGELKTHKTPRSVNTLLGIIRDINDNLSSDCELYIVEAGARLRGDIDEIAKFINPQIVVIGQIGGAHLEYFGSIDEIRAAKLEALNSNKLQNIIAHSSTNLASQAIIYDELVSGVKSTLDGLWFDMSLDGIKRHFKANLLGEFNSYNLAAAILAAMSAGVKNINLDSVKSVEHRLQKIEAGGKIIIDDSFNGNLNGMISSYKLVSEFNGRKILLTPGIVEGGDGVNSELSKVINDIFDIVVITSALNESELKRYLNKPEVFVLADKAKMNEFLASHTMSGDLILFSNDAPSFI; via the coding sequence ATGATTTTGATATTGGCTAAATTTAGCTTTGTTATGATATTTGGATACTATGTTATCACCGCTTTACAATGGTTTAGCTATAAGATTAATCGGGTAATTTTTCACTACACTAAGCCGATGTGGCATATATATTTTATCATTTTGCCATTAATTTTGATATCTGTTTTTGATAGTATAATATACCAAATTTCAATTACTATTTTATATTTGATAGCTACTATTTTGTGGGCTTATAAGCTAGATAAAAGGGTGGTGATAACTGCTAGGGTAAAGAGATTTTTTGCTTTTTTGGTGGTTGGATTTGGGCTTTTTAGCTTTTGTCCTTATAGTGGTATTTGGCTTTTTCATACGCTTTTTAGCTTGGTTTTTGCCCTTGTATTTAGTGCTATTAGTGAAAAAATTATAGCTATTTGGTATAAAAATCAAGCTTTAACTAAGCTAAAATCTATGCCAAATTTAAAAATCATCTTAGTTACAGCTAGCTTTGGTAAGACTAGTATCAAAAATTTTATCTATGATATCGCTAGTGGGGAGCTAAAAACTCACAAAACTCCAAGAAGCGTAAATACCTTGCTTGGGATTATCCGTGATATTAATGATAATTTAAGTAGTGATTGTGAGCTTTATATTGTCGAAGCTGGGGCTAGGCTTAGGGGCGATATAGATGAGATTGCTAAATTTATAAATCCGCAAATTGTGGTTATAGGGCAGATTGGTGGGGCGCATTTAGAGTATTTTGGCTCTATTGATGAGATTAGAGCAGCTAAATTAGAGGCATTAAACTCAAATAAACTTCAAAATATAATAGCGCATAGCTCTACAAATTTAGCTAGTCAAGCTATCATATATGATGAGCTAGTAAGTGGAGTTAAAAGCACTCTTGATGGACTTTGGTTTGATATGAGTTTAGATGGGATAAAAAGGCATTTTAAAGCGAATTTATTGGGTGAGTTTAATAGCTATAATCTTGCTGCTGCGATTTTGGCTGCTATGTCTGCTGGGGTTAAAAATATAAATTTAGATAGTGTAAAAAGTGTAGAGCATAGACTTCAAAAGATCGAAGCTGGAGGCAAGATTATAATCGATGATAGCTTTAATGGAAATTTAAATGGTATGATATCTAGCTATAAGCTTGTGAGTGAATTTAATGGGCGAAAAATTCTATTAACTCCAGGTATCGTAGAAGGTGGCGATGGGGTTAATAGTGAGCTTTCTAAGGTTATAAATGATATATTTGATATTGTGGTAATCACAAGTGCGTTAAATGAGAGTGAGTTAAAAAGATATCTTAATAAGCCAGAAGTTTTTGTGCTAGCTGATAAAGCCAAGATGAATGAATTTTTGGCGTCGCATACTATGAGTGGGGATCTAATACTTTTTAGTAATGATGCGCCAAGCTTTATATGA
- a CDS encoding prepilin-type N-terminal cleavage/methylation domain-containing protein, with protein MRKIDAFSLIELVIVIVIIGIFLSITAINFKSDDLLKAANQVAFHLRYTQHLALIDDKFNPEDDNWFKARWQIYFIKTIDSKSVLHYAIFSDSGKYSGSPDGYEIAKNPLNPSKVLAIAHAGISSINPTDELDLMSKFNIKDIELMDGCSYYNSTRISFDQLGRPYKGNPKSSTNSTQNLITSTCKIRLTHQNNSCIDIDITPITGLITINSPKQICS; from the coding sequence ATGCGAAAAATAGACGCTTTTAGCCTTATTGAGCTTGTAATTGTCATCGTGATAATCGGGATTTTCCTATCGATCACGGCTATAAATTTTAAAAGCGACGATCTTTTAAAAGCTGCCAATCAAGTAGCATTTCACCTGCGATATACTCAGCACCTAGCCTTGATAGATGATAAATTTAACCCTGAAGATGATAATTGGTTTAAAGCTAGGTGGCAGATATATTTTATAAAAACAATTGATTCAAAAAGCGTCTTACACTACGCCATATTCAGCGATAGTGGCAAATATAGCGGAAGTCCCGATGGGTATGAAATAGCCAAAAATCCACTAAATCCATCTAAGGTTTTAGCCATTGCTCACGCTGGGATAAGTAGTATAAATCCCACCGATGAGCTAGATTTGATGAGTAAATTTAATATCAAAGATATAGAGCTAATGGATGGTTGTAGCTACTATAATTCAACTAGAATTAGCTTTGATCAGCTCGGTCGACCATACAAAGGCAACCCAAAAAGCTCCACCAACTCTACACAAAATTTAATCACCTCAACTTGTAAAATTCGCCTAACTCACCAAAACAACAGCTGTATTGATATAGATATCACCCCGATCACAGGCCTAATCACAATCAACTCACCAAAGCAAATTTGTAGCTAA
- a CDS encoding MFS transporter has protein sequence MKRAEILLYYFCTGLTLCILYATQPIGPVFENELVISKTQATLFTTAIMMPLAFAGIFYGYLLEKIQIKIILVLAFLFLGISEIVFSLTHSYFLLLNIRGFQGLLIPAVLTGIMSYISQISSKDSVANAIGVYIGVTIIGGFMGRALSGFFTDIFGWRVFFFIIGCVAILASILLLKFSQNIKASYLKPHLIDIIHTLKTRHNLYIFLMIFGIFFTFQAMLNFIPFELAKISDNYSSSKAGMLYIGYLVGVLVAFNTKKIVAFLGSSIKAIIVGIIILIIAIQIFRIESFWLIFVAMVVFCLGNFIAHSIASGFINKMATSHKGISNGLYVSFYYFGGALGSFVPGFIYIPFGWGAMLSFISVVSFISLIFIMVIRDIKN, from the coding sequence ATGAAACGGGCTGAGATTTTACTATACTATTTTTGTACCGGTCTAACTCTATGTATCTTATATGCTACTCAGCCTATTGGGCCTGTATTTGAAAATGAGCTTGTAATATCAAAAACTCAGGCTACTCTATTTACCACTGCGATTATGATGCCTTTGGCATTTGCGGGGATATTCTATGGGTATTTGCTTGAGAAAATTCAAATCAAAATTATCTTAGTTTTAGCCTTTTTGTTTCTTGGGATTAGTGAGATTGTATTTAGCTTAACTCACTCATATTTTTTGCTTTTAAATATTCGTGGCTTTCAAGGCTTATTGATTCCAGCAGTATTAACAGGAATTATGAGCTATATCAGCCAAATCTCATCCAAAGATAGCGTGGCAAATGCTATTGGCGTATATATTGGAGTTACGATAATTGGCGGATTTATGGGTAGAGCGCTAAGCGGGTTTTTTACTGATATTTTTGGGTGGAGAGTCTTTTTCTTTATTATTGGGTGTGTAGCGATTTTAGCTTCGATACTGCTACTTAAATTTAGCCAAAATATCAAAGCTAGTTATCTCAAACCTCATCTAATAGATATAATCCACACGCTTAAAACAAGGCACAATCTATATATATTCTTAATGATCTTTGGGATATTTTTCACATTTCAAGCGATGCTAAATTTCATCCCATTTGAGCTAGCCAAAATCAGCGATAATTACAGCTCATCAAAGGCTGGAATGCTATATATAGGCTATTTGGTCGGTGTATTAGTAGCATTTAATACAAAAAAGATAGTGGCGTTTTTAGGTAGTTCGATCAAAGCTATAATAGTTGGGATCATCATCTTAATCATCGCTATTCAAATTTTTAGGATAGAGAGCTTTTGGTTAATATTTGTTGCGATGGTGGTATTTTGCCTTGGGAACTTCATAGCTCACTCTATCGCTAGTGGCTTCATCAATAAAATGGCCACTTCACATAAGGGAATTTCAAATGGCCTTTATGTGAGCTTTTATTACTTTGGTGGGGCGCTTGGTAGCTTCGTGCCTGGCTTTATTTATATACCTTTTGGATGGGGCGCTATGCTATCATTTATTAGCGTTGTAAGTTTCATCTCATTAATCTTTATAATGGTGATTCGTGATATCAAAAATTAA
- a CDS encoding phosphoribosyltransferase, translated as MVYYDFDTFNSDIKILAKRAKSEFDPDAILGIARGGLTIAHFLANMLDIRDCFSLNSIHYNNTQKLDTIKIYNIPNLDKFKRVLITDDIIDSGETLLAIKDKLNTLYPNLQIAIATIFYKPKALISADFTIREANDWIEFFWDLSLD; from the coding sequence GTGGTCTATTATGATTTTGATACATTTAATAGTGATATCAAGATATTGGCTAAAAGAGCAAAGAGCGAGTTTGATCCAGATGCTATATTAGGTATTGCTAGGGGCGGACTTACTATAGCTCACTTTTTGGCTAATATGCTTGATATTAGAGATTGTTTTAGCTTAAATTCCATACATTATAACAATACTCAAAAGCTAGATACCATTAAAATCTATAATATCCCAAATTTAGATAAATTTAAAAGAGTCTTAATCACAGATGATATCATAGATAGCGGCGAAACATTATTAGCTATAAAAGATAAGTTAAATACTCTATATCCAAATTTACAAATAGCCATCGCTACTATATTTTATAAGCCAAAAGCCTTAATCTCGGCAGATTTTACTATTAGAGAAGCTAATGATTGGATAGAGTTTTTTTGGGATTTGAGCTTGGATTAG
- a CDS encoding NCS2 family permease: protein MDIFKLKQNSTTAKTELNAALTTFLTMVYIIPVNALILSDAGMPKDALLVATAIITILATIFNGLWANTPVALSTGMGLNTYFTYSMVIGMGIPWQTALGAIFISSAIFTILSFTNFRLWIIKNIPLDLRYAISAGIGAFIAFVGLSQMGLIVSSPATKVAIGNIADPKVLIGVIGLILMIIFWALKIRIGFILAIAITSAIAWIFGIYEMPQSVVSMPVSIAPIFGELDILSALQISLLPAVLTLFVTHLFDSIGMLTGVGNRANLFNTPEGEKKLAKNLESDAIAGMVGAVMGTSTITAFAENASGVEAGGRTGLTAVFIGILFIFTLFFLPLFNAIPSNAIYPVLVMVGILMFSELGKIDYKDPAICVSTFLSVILMPLTYSITIGLSVGFISYFIIKLALRKYQDLNLGVITLAIVSLFAFIASSSPNLLKFILGE from the coding sequence ATGGATATATTTAAACTAAAACAAAATAGCACAACCGCAAAAACCGAGTTAAATGCCGCTCTTACGACATTTTTAACTATGGTGTATATCATCCCTGTTAATGCTTTGATACTAAGTGATGCTGGCATGCCAAAAGACGCTTTATTGGTAGCGACGGCCATTATCACGATTCTAGCAACTATTTTTAATGGCTTATGGGCTAATACCCCTGTAGCACTAAGCACGGGAATGGGATTAAATACTTATTTTACTTATAGTATGGTAATTGGCATGGGAATTCCTTGGCAAACCGCACTTGGGGCTATATTTATCAGCTCGGCGATATTTACCATTTTGAGTTTTACAAATTTTCGCCTTTGGATTATCAAAAATATCCCACTAGATCTAAGATACGCTATAAGTGCTGGTATCGGTGCTTTTATAGCTTTTGTTGGCTTATCTCAAATGGGATTGATAGTCTCAAGTCCAGCAACCAAAGTAGCAATCGGCAATATAGCTGATCCTAAGGTCTTAATCGGCGTTATAGGACTTATACTTATGATTATATTTTGGGCTTTGAAAATTCGCATAGGATTTATCTTAGCTATAGCTATCACTTCAGCGATCGCTTGGATATTTGGAATTTATGAAATGCCACAAAGCGTAGTTTCAATGCCTGTTAGCATTGCTCCTATTTTTGGCGAGCTTGATATACTTTCAGCACTTCAAATTTCACTACTTCCGGCTGTTTTAACTCTATTTGTTACTCATCTATTTGATAGTATAGGCATGCTTACTGGAGTTGGAAATAGAGCCAATCTATTTAACACTCCTGAAGGCGAGAAAAAACTAGCTAAAAATTTAGAGAGCGATGCTATTGCTGGCATGGTTGGAGCTGTTATGGGGACTAGCACTATAACGGCATTTGCTGAAAACGCAAGTGGCGTAGAAGCTGGCGGTAGAACGGGGCTTACGGCTGTATTTATCGGAATTCTCTTTATCTTTACCCTATTTTTCTTACCTCTATTCAATGCTATACCATCTAATGCGATCTATCCAGTGCTTGTGATGGTGGGGATTTTGATGTTTAGTGAGCTTGGAAAGATAGATTATAAAGATCCTGCTATCTGTGTATCTACATTTTTAAGCGTGATATTAATGCCACTTACCTACTCTATCACAATTGGATTAAGCGTTGGATTTATCTCATATTTTATCATTAAATTGGCTTTAAGAAAATATCAAGATCTAAATTTAGGTGTGATAACCCTAGCCATAGTTAGCCTATTTGCCTTCATCGCTAGCTCATCACCCAATTTATTAAAATTTATATTAGGAGAGTAA